One segment of Pseudodesulfovibrio sp. 5S69 DNA contains the following:
- a CDS encoding Nif3-like dinuclear metal center hexameric protein, which yields MKIQEILAIFRNLAPEENQSSWDNSGVQVAGSVADVDKVAVTLEPTPAAVSRCIEWGAGAVITHHPLYMKPKAPSAEGMYLDVLRSVIPTGSWLYAAHTSLDTRPDGPAFWLGEALGLTGRRLLEVEHGRAPVEASFYSEEQISREAADIWADHDGVHSVAQSRTGEIRVVCDEPKWPGLADKIEFSLGRRPLFYLRSLTAPVSEVGFGEAGELPEAMPFDAFLDRLAGLVERDVLTVAGPRPGTVRTVAYCGGSGTSLIERAARAGADVFVTGDMKYHPAVETPVCVVDVGHFSLEEEMMRRFALELGEALPRAEVRFFPGEDPFSVYSK from the coding sequence ATGAAAATTCAAGAGATTTTAGCTATTTTTAGAAACCTCGCCCCGGAGGAAAACCAGAGTTCCTGGGACAATTCCGGCGTGCAGGTGGCGGGCTCGGTGGCCGATGTGGACAAGGTGGCCGTGACCCTGGAGCCGACCCCGGCCGCGGTCTCCCGTTGCATCGAGTGGGGCGCGGGCGCGGTGATCACGCATCACCCGCTGTACATGAAGCCCAAGGCCCCAAGCGCGGAAGGGATGTACCTGGACGTGCTCCGGTCGGTGATCCCCACGGGGAGCTGGCTGTACGCGGCCCACACCTCCCTGGACACCCGGCCGGACGGTCCGGCCTTCTGGCTGGGCGAGGCGCTGGGGCTGACCGGCAGGCGGCTGCTCGAAGTGGAGCACGGCCGCGCCCCGGTGGAGGCGTCGTTCTATAGCGAGGAGCAGATCTCCCGCGAGGCGGCCGACATCTGGGCCGACCACGACGGAGTACACTCGGTGGCCCAGAGCCGCACGGGCGAGATCCGGGTGGTCTGCGACGAGCCCAAGTGGCCCGGACTGGCGGACAAGATCGAATTTTCCCTGGGCCGACGCCCCCTGTTCTACCTGCGCTCCCTGACCGCGCCGGTGAGCGAGGTCGGCTTCGGCGAGGCGGGCGAGCTGCCCGAGGCGATGCCTTTTGACGCGTTCCTGGACCGGCTGGCCGGGCTGGTCGAACGCGACGTCCTGACGGTCGCCGGGCCCAGGCCCGGGACCGTGCGCACCGTGGCCTATTGCGGCGGCTCGGGCACGTCCCTGATCGAACGGGCGGCGCGCGCCGGGGCGGACGTGTTCGTCACCGGGGACATGAAGTACCACCCGGCCGTGGAGACCCCGGTCTGCGTGGTGGACGTGGGCCACTTCTCCCTGGAAGAGGAAATGATGCGCCGCTTCGCCCTGGAACTGGGCGAGGCCCTGCCCCGCGCGGAGGTCCGTTTCTTCCCGGGCGAGGACCCCTTTTCGGTATACAGCAAGTAG